A genomic stretch from Leptospira ellinghausenii includes:
- a CDS encoding DUF6935 domain-containing protein → MKRIVTLLLVSFTVSLVAQNLTERTPVSFPSEPNTIEEFKSIQAATATTPEGGVAVLVLAISLYGKNPELGRKAVVLSVLSKNRQKSNKPTAIDGVDLGGSDSYLLGQLDKYKMLPNGYWKGAEPSNGYTPKLPLTVETYTNPYSGEESSGRIKLFVATKGASSYRPVTVEKDSDGLWRAKEMSSLFVGMMPAK, encoded by the coding sequence ATGAAACGAATTGTAACATTACTTCTGGTCTCGTTTACCGTATCCCTTGTGGCACAAAATTTGACAGAACGAACACCTGTCAGTTTTCCCTCTGAACCAAACACAATTGAAGAATTCAAATCCATCCAAGCGGCCACCGCCACAACTCCAGAAGGTGGAGTTGCCGTTTTAGTCCTTGCCATTTCCCTCTACGGAAAAAATCCAGAATTAGGAAGAAAAGCAGTGGTACTTTCTGTCCTTTCCAAAAACAGACAAAAATCGAATAAACCAACAGCGATTGATGGAGTGGATTTAGGAGGAAGTGATTCCTATTTACTGGGGCAACTCGACAAATACAAAATGTTACCAAATGGGTATTGGAAAGGGGCAGAACCGTCTAACGGGTATACACCGAAGCTTCCTCTCACAGTCGAAACCTACACCAATCCTTATTCAGGGGAAGAGTCTTCTGGAAGGATCAAACTCTTTGTTGCCACAAAAGGTGCTTCCAGTTACCGTCCTGTCACTGTGGAAAAAGACTCCGACGGACTTTGGCGTGCCAAAGAAATGAGTTCTTTGTTTGTAGGGATGATGCCCGCCAAATAG